In Gadus macrocephalus chromosome 4, ASM3116895v1, the following proteins share a genomic window:
- the LOC132456013 gene encoding scavenger receptor class F member 2-like isoform X2, with translation MMMETRAVRTALYVACALLCLTRCHGELNPKGRNVCEYIPGHFQCCSGWRHVADECSAAICEGNFTCVENEVCVRPNECRCRHGYFGATCDTKCPAQFWGPDCKGSCPCHPYGRCDDVTGACTCQPDRWGARCQLSCRCRQGTCDQGTGVCTCRPGFWGPQCSEACACSGDSQCDLASGRCHCNAGWYGRACDVHCACSGSPCEQLTGRCQCDERRWGGQCERTCLCFQGRCSQADGSCACRPGFRGKHCREPCPAGSYGQNCRNKCGHCKGQQPCKVTEGLCVTCDRGWNGTRCDEKCANGFFGENCQEVCPACKDGHFCNRMDGTCPHCNPGWIGERCEIKCPNATYGDNCVSECQDCFNGTCHFVTGDCVCDPGFHGAFCNASCSAGQYGVNCNQTCSCYDNDCDPVSGKCNLKRNQRMGLVAAGLLFCLLLLLLLCLLCWGLLRRHVYIDSHENKAKQSLFGGFTRISYKLPRVPLRRQKLPNVLVSHHDPENTLDCSFIETPSPSTGEQPTPSCSSRGSRYSMETTENSPVCSSPHETAKESKSNAERFNRTETTLLLSEDDELEAQTDHVYEVSPTITEPCLDDPRELTYHTVTKNPPRLGCAPPGGPSLGCSVPPPAQQEGDGATDPLKENTKIIAAGRVKPRPPDPSTKPRGSWIHQSMSPKPKIQADSVPLGTKSTERRTGTGSVPSTVTLSVEEQETLVEQSTSTRSPSGFLPLEPICRAVQSVLRQIRHTDGEPAASKTLSGKHPEGAESNCEVVPPRGMNPQPKNLVLKKNNLESGQESGRSSQPSARNKRKQPSQAGAQVGSMRSSPVLTTRSPHNGDSLPRKADSPGKEGLRNVRKGTPTHPKTTTKKPVQIKNPQEGHIYSKINAN, from the exons ATGATGATGGAGACGCGGGCCGTCAGAACAGCGTTGTATGTTGCGTGCGCTCTGTTATGTCTCACTCGGTGTCACGGAGAGCTCAATCCCAAGGGTAGAAATGTCTGTGAGTACAT TCCTGGACATTTCCAGTGCTGCAGTGGTTGGAGACATGTGGCAGACGAATGCTCAGCGG CAATATGTGAAGGAAATTTCACCTGCGTGGAGAATGAAGTCTGTGTGCGTCCCAATGAATGCCGCTGTCGCCATGGTTACTTTGGAGCTACTTGTGATACGA AATGCCCTGCCCAGTTCTGGGGCCCCGACTGCAAGGGCAGTTGCCCCTGCCATCCCTACGGCCGCTGTGACGACGTGACCGGGGCCTGCACCTGCCAGCCTGACCGATGGGGCGCCCGCTGCCAGCTGTCCTGCCGCTGCCGTCAGGGCACCTGCGACCAGGGCACCGGCGTGTGCACGTGCCGGCCGGGCTTCTGGGGCCCGCAGTGCTCCGAGGCCTGCGCCTGTAGCGGGGACTCGCAGTGCGACCTGGCCTCGGGCCGGTGCCACTGCAACGCCGGGTGGTACGGCCGCGCCTGCGACGTCCACTGCGCGTGTAGCGGCTCACCCTGCGAGCAGCTCACGGGCCGCTGCCAGTGTGATGAGCGGCGGTGGGGCGGGCAGTGCGAGCGCACGTGCCTTTGCTTCCAAGGACGCTGTAGCCAGGCCGACGGCTCTTGTGCCTGCAGGCCGGGGTTCCGGGGGAAGCACTGCAGGGAGCCGTGCCCGGCGGGCTCATATGGGCAGAACTGCAGGAACAA gtgtgGCCACTGTAAAGGCCAGCAGCCCTGCAAGGTAACAGAGGGTCTCTGTGTAACCTGCGACCGGGGCTGGAACGGCACGAGGTGTGACGAGAAGTGTGCCAACGGCTTTTTTGGAGAAAACTGCCAAGAGGTGTGTCCGGCGTGCAAAGACGGACACTTCTGCAACCGCATGGATGGCACATGTCCTCACTGCAATCCCGGCTGGATAGGAGAGAG GTGTGAGATCAAGTGCCCCAATGCAACATATGGGGACAACTGTGTCAGCGAGTGCCAGGACTGCTTCAATGGCACATGCCACTTTGTGACGGGAGACTGCGTCTGTGACCCCGGCTTCCATGGAGCGTT TTGTAACGCGAGCTGTTCTGCTGGTCAATACGGCGTAAACTGTAACCAAACATGCTCCTGTTATGACAACGACTGCGATCCAGTGTCGGGAAAATGCAACCTAA AAAGGAACCAGAGAATGGGCTTAGTGGCCGCTGGGCTGCTGTTCTGCCTGCTGCTCTTACTGCTGCTGTGCCTGCTCTGCTGGGGGTTGCTGCGCAGACATGTATACATCGACAG CCATGAGAATAAAGCCAAACAAAGCCTCTTTGGTGGATTCACAAGGATAAGTTATAAGCTGCCTCGGGTTCCACTGCGAAGACAGAAGCTGCCCAATGTTCTTG TATCCCACCATGACCCTGAAAACACGTTAGACTGCAGTTTCATCGAGACCCCCTCCCCGTCTACAGGGGAGCAGCCAACCCCTTCCTGTTCCTCAAGAGGATCACGCTACTCGATGGAGACCACAGAAAACAGCCCTGTCTGCTCCAGCCCGCATG AAACCGCCAAGGAGAGCAAATCAAACGCAGAGCGATTCAACAGAACAGAGACCACATTGTTGTTGTCTGAGGACGATGAGCTGGAAGCCCAGACGGATCACGTCTACGAGGTCAGCCCTACGATAACAGAGCCATGTTTAGACGACCCCAGGGAACTGACCTACCACACTGTGACCAAGAACCCTCCCCGTTTGGGCTGTGCACCCCCTGGCGGACCCTCGTTGGGGTGCTCCGTACCCCCGCCAGCCCAACAAGAAGGTGATGGCGCGACCGACCCtcttaaagaaaacacaaaaatcaTTGCTGCAGGAAGGGTTAAACCCAGGCCTCCGGACCCGTCCACAAAGCCCAGGGGATCTTGGATCCACCAATCCATGAGTCCGAAACCAAAGATCCAGGCGGACAGCGTTCCACTCGGCACAAAGAGTACTGAGAGGAGAACGGGTACAGGGTCGGTCCCCTCTACTGTGACTCTGagtgtggaggagcaggagacccTGGTGGAGCAAAGCACCTCCACGAGAAGCCCGTCTGGGTTTCTCCCACTAGAGCCCATTTGCAGGGCGGTGCAGAGCGTTTTGAGGCAGATAAGACATACGGACGGAGAACCTGCGGCGTCCAAAACATTGTCTGGAAAACATCCAGAGGGCGCAGAATCCAACTGTGAAGTTGTTCCACCACGCGGCATGAACCCCCAGCCGAAGAACCTGGTTCTGAAGAAGAACAACCTCGAGAGCGGACAGGAGAGCGGCAGGTCGTCTCAGCCATCGGCACGGAACAAGAGGAAGCAACCAAGCCAGGCGGGGGCCCAGGTAGGCTCCATGAGAAGTTCTCCGGTTCTGACAACGAGGAGTCCACATAATGGAGATTCGCTGCCGAGGAAGGCTGACAGCCCAGGGAAGGAGGGCTTGCGGAATGTACGAAAAGGTACTCCCACACATCCGAAGACCACGACGAAAAAGCCAGTACAAATAAAGAATCCTCAGGAAGGACATATATATTCCAAAATCAATGCAAATTAA
- the LOC132456018 gene encoding cytochrome b-c1 complex subunit 9, whose translation MALAKTVYSLLFRRTSTFAVTIIVGAVFFERIFDQGGDAVFEQLNRGKLWNHIKHKYEVKEE comes from the exons ATGGCGCTGGCAAAGACCGTCTACAGCCTGCTGTTCCGGAGGACGTCCACCTTCGCTGTCACTATCATAGTGGGAGCAGTGTTTTTCGAACGCATCTTCGACCAAGGTGGTGATGCTGTGTTTGAGCAGTTGAACCGGGGG AAACTCTGGAACCACATCAAACACAAATACGAGGTGAAGGAGGAGTAA
- the tmem203 gene encoding transmembrane protein 203 yields MLFSLRELVQWLGFATFELFLHLAAILVFSVLVALRADMFTPTLSWWLVFVPLFAADGLSTYFTAIVSIRLYQENEKRLAVLRLLWVLTVLSLKLVCEVLLCQKLAEQEQARDLWFGLIVSPLFILLQFLMIRACRVN; encoded by the coding sequence ATGCTGTTCTCCCTCAGAGAGCTGGTGCAATGGTTGGGCTTCGCCACCTTTGAACTCTTCCTCCACCTGGCAGCCATCCTGGTCTTCAGCGTACTGGTGGCGCTGCGGGCGGACATGTTCACACCGACGCTAAGCTGGTGGCTGGTGTTTGTGCCGCTGTTCGCCGCCGACGGCCTCAGCACCTACTTCACGGCCATCGTGTCCATCCGCCTGTACCAGGAGAACGAGAAGCGGCTGGCGGTGCTGCGGCTGCTCTGGGTGCTGACGGTGCTCAGCCTGAAGCTGGTGTGTGAGGTGCTGCTGTGTCAGAAGCTGGCGGAGCAGGAGCAGGCCAGGGACCTCTGGTTCGGCCTCATCGTCTCACCACTCTTCATCCTGCTGCAGTTCCTCATGATCCGAGCCTGCCGCGTCAACTGA
- the LOC132456013 gene encoding scavenger receptor class F member 2-like isoform X1, which yields MMMETRAVRTALYVACALLCLTRCHGELNPKGRNVCEYIPGHFQCCSGWRHVADECSAAICEGNFTCVENEVCVRPNECRCRHGYFGATCDTKCPAQFWGPDCKGSCPCHPYGRCDDVTGACTCQPDRWGARCQLSCRCRQGTCDQGTGVCTCRPGFWGPQCSEACACSGDSQCDLASGRCHCNAGWYGRACDVHCACSGSPCEQLTGRCQCDERRWGGQCERTCLCFQGRCSQADGSCACRPGFRGKHCREPCPAGSYGQNCRNKCGHCKGQQPCKVTEGLCVTCDRGWNGTRCDEKCANGFFGENCQEVCPACKDGHFCNRMDGTCPHCNPGWIGERCEIKCPNATYGDNCVSECQDCFNGTCHFVTGDCVCDPGFHGAFCNASCSAGQYGVNCNQTCSCYDNDCDPVSGKCNLKRNQRMGLVAAGLLFCLLLLLLLCLLCWGLLRRHVYIDSSHENKAKQSLFGGFTRISYKLPRVPLRRQKLPNVLVSHHDPENTLDCSFIETPSPSTGEQPTPSCSSRGSRYSMETTENSPVCSSPHETAKESKSNAERFNRTETTLLLSEDDELEAQTDHVYEVSPTITEPCLDDPRELTYHTVTKNPPRLGCAPPGGPSLGCSVPPPAQQEGDGATDPLKENTKIIAAGRVKPRPPDPSTKPRGSWIHQSMSPKPKIQADSVPLGTKSTERRTGTGSVPSTVTLSVEEQETLVEQSTSTRSPSGFLPLEPICRAVQSVLRQIRHTDGEPAASKTLSGKHPEGAESNCEVVPPRGMNPQPKNLVLKKNNLESGQESGRSSQPSARNKRKQPSQAGAQVGSMRSSPVLTTRSPHNGDSLPRKADSPGKEGLRNVRKGTPTHPKTTTKKPVQIKNPQEGHIYSKINAN from the exons ATGATGATGGAGACGCGGGCCGTCAGAACAGCGTTGTATGTTGCGTGCGCTCTGTTATGTCTCACTCGGTGTCACGGAGAGCTCAATCCCAAGGGTAGAAATGTCTGTGAGTACAT TCCTGGACATTTCCAGTGCTGCAGTGGTTGGAGACATGTGGCAGACGAATGCTCAGCGG CAATATGTGAAGGAAATTTCACCTGCGTGGAGAATGAAGTCTGTGTGCGTCCCAATGAATGCCGCTGTCGCCATGGTTACTTTGGAGCTACTTGTGATACGA AATGCCCTGCCCAGTTCTGGGGCCCCGACTGCAAGGGCAGTTGCCCCTGCCATCCCTACGGCCGCTGTGACGACGTGACCGGGGCCTGCACCTGCCAGCCTGACCGATGGGGCGCCCGCTGCCAGCTGTCCTGCCGCTGCCGTCAGGGCACCTGCGACCAGGGCACCGGCGTGTGCACGTGCCGGCCGGGCTTCTGGGGCCCGCAGTGCTCCGAGGCCTGCGCCTGTAGCGGGGACTCGCAGTGCGACCTGGCCTCGGGCCGGTGCCACTGCAACGCCGGGTGGTACGGCCGCGCCTGCGACGTCCACTGCGCGTGTAGCGGCTCACCCTGCGAGCAGCTCACGGGCCGCTGCCAGTGTGATGAGCGGCGGTGGGGCGGGCAGTGCGAGCGCACGTGCCTTTGCTTCCAAGGACGCTGTAGCCAGGCCGACGGCTCTTGTGCCTGCAGGCCGGGGTTCCGGGGGAAGCACTGCAGGGAGCCGTGCCCGGCGGGCTCATATGGGCAGAACTGCAGGAACAA gtgtgGCCACTGTAAAGGCCAGCAGCCCTGCAAGGTAACAGAGGGTCTCTGTGTAACCTGCGACCGGGGCTGGAACGGCACGAGGTGTGACGAGAAGTGTGCCAACGGCTTTTTTGGAGAAAACTGCCAAGAGGTGTGTCCGGCGTGCAAAGACGGACACTTCTGCAACCGCATGGATGGCACATGTCCTCACTGCAATCCCGGCTGGATAGGAGAGAG GTGTGAGATCAAGTGCCCCAATGCAACATATGGGGACAACTGTGTCAGCGAGTGCCAGGACTGCTTCAATGGCACATGCCACTTTGTGACGGGAGACTGCGTCTGTGACCCCGGCTTCCATGGAGCGTT TTGTAACGCGAGCTGTTCTGCTGGTCAATACGGCGTAAACTGTAACCAAACATGCTCCTGTTATGACAACGACTGCGATCCAGTGTCGGGAAAATGCAACCTAA AAAGGAACCAGAGAATGGGCTTAGTGGCCGCTGGGCTGCTGTTCTGCCTGCTGCTCTTACTGCTGCTGTGCCTGCTCTGCTGGGGGTTGCTGCGCAGACATGTATACATCGACAG CAGCCATGAGAATAAAGCCAAACAAAGCCTCTTTGGTGGATTCACAAGGATAAGTTATAAGCTGCCTCGGGTTCCACTGCGAAGACAGAAGCTGCCCAATGTTCTTG TATCCCACCATGACCCTGAAAACACGTTAGACTGCAGTTTCATCGAGACCCCCTCCCCGTCTACAGGGGAGCAGCCAACCCCTTCCTGTTCCTCAAGAGGATCACGCTACTCGATGGAGACCACAGAAAACAGCCCTGTCTGCTCCAGCCCGCATG AAACCGCCAAGGAGAGCAAATCAAACGCAGAGCGATTCAACAGAACAGAGACCACATTGTTGTTGTCTGAGGACGATGAGCTGGAAGCCCAGACGGATCACGTCTACGAGGTCAGCCCTACGATAACAGAGCCATGTTTAGACGACCCCAGGGAACTGACCTACCACACTGTGACCAAGAACCCTCCCCGTTTGGGCTGTGCACCCCCTGGCGGACCCTCGTTGGGGTGCTCCGTACCCCCGCCAGCCCAACAAGAAGGTGATGGCGCGACCGACCCtcttaaagaaaacacaaaaatcaTTGCTGCAGGAAGGGTTAAACCCAGGCCTCCGGACCCGTCCACAAAGCCCAGGGGATCTTGGATCCACCAATCCATGAGTCCGAAACCAAAGATCCAGGCGGACAGCGTTCCACTCGGCACAAAGAGTACTGAGAGGAGAACGGGTACAGGGTCGGTCCCCTCTACTGTGACTCTGagtgtggaggagcaggagacccTGGTGGAGCAAAGCACCTCCACGAGAAGCCCGTCTGGGTTTCTCCCACTAGAGCCCATTTGCAGGGCGGTGCAGAGCGTTTTGAGGCAGATAAGACATACGGACGGAGAACCTGCGGCGTCCAAAACATTGTCTGGAAAACATCCAGAGGGCGCAGAATCCAACTGTGAAGTTGTTCCACCACGCGGCATGAACCCCCAGCCGAAGAACCTGGTTCTGAAGAAGAACAACCTCGAGAGCGGACAGGAGAGCGGCAGGTCGTCTCAGCCATCGGCACGGAACAAGAGGAAGCAACCAAGCCAGGCGGGGGCCCAGGTAGGCTCCATGAGAAGTTCTCCGGTTCTGACAACGAGGAGTCCACATAATGGAGATTCGCTGCCGAGGAAGGCTGACAGCCCAGGGAAGGAGGGCTTGCGGAATGTACGAAAAGGTACTCCCACACATCCGAAGACCACGACGAAAAAGCCAGTACAAATAAAGAATCCTCAGGAAGGACATATATATTCCAAAATCAATGCAAATTAA
- the zmat5 gene encoding zinc finger matrin-type protein 5, translating to MGRRYYCDYCDRSFQDNMHNRKKHLFGVQHHRSKKAWFDHFRDTAAILQDEQAKKPCRKFLQTGNCGFGPSCRFSHMSEEEMEQLRMQIEDERSRREDPQYRGSAAGGAEEWLAKRQKRRPAQSSGGAAAEEEEEEEEEEQTASDVVQHLLSVPDLPPSLRPPPPGGWRADLDTAWG from the exons ATGGGGAGGCGGTATTACTGCGACTACTGTGACCGATCCTTTCAGGACAACATGCACAACCGGAAAAAACACCTCTTCGGTGTTCAGCACCACAGATCCAAGAAGGCTTGGTTCGATCATTTTAGAG ACACTGCAGCCATCCTACAGGACGAGCAAGCAAAGAAACCATGCAGGAAGTTTCTACAGACAG GAAATTGTGGCTTTGGCCCCAGTTGCCGATTTTCCCACATGTCCGAAGAAGAGATGGAACAGCTAAGAATGCAGATTGAAG ACGAAAGGAGCCGCAGAGAAGACCCCCAGTACAGGGGCTCGGCGGCGGGGGGCGCGGAGGAATGGCTGGCGAAGCGGCAGAAGAGGAGACCCGCCCAGAGCAGCGGCGG AGCGgcggcggaggaagaggaggaggaggaggaggaagagcaaacGGCGAGCGATGTCGTCCAACATCTGCTCTCCGTCCCTGACCTACCGCCCTCACTCCGGCCCCCTCCCccgggggggtggagggctgaccTGGACACAGCATGGGGATGA